In Paenarthrobacter sp. GOM3, a single window of DNA contains:
- the fliD gene encoding flagellar filament capping protein FliD — MGTAIDGLVSGLKTTDIINSLMSVEALPQTQLKTKLASNQTIISTLQSFNTKLTALKDLSAAGTVAGALNLFTATSSSPAITAKTTTAAAAGSIDLTVTQLAQTQVNVTAAMTSWPSNAGVPERLTIVDSTGKKTEVAPAGTSLDDVVSAINAASAGAHAVKVPAGNGSYRLQLTATTAGAAGAFTAYQGTSAQVGDGTAVDLMADPSAAVVKSAQDAKATLYAGTPAAQVLTSGTNTFADVLPGVSVTATAVTTGPVTVTVASDVPGITTKAEDLVKSVNDVLGFIAIYSAVSKTTDAKGATVPKAGIFTGNSTVRAVNDQVLTALSRPIGGKSPSEYGINITKAGDFTFDADKFAKSLAADPAATQAAVQGLAARLAEAATAAADPYKGAVSGLIKGRESEVRDLGNRIADWDQRLITRRATLQSVYTNMEVLLGGLQSQSAWLSGQISSLSKQSSGA, encoded by the coding sequence GTGGGAACAGCAATCGACGGCCTTGTCAGCGGCCTCAAAACCACCGACATCATCAACTCGTTGATGTCCGTCGAAGCCCTGCCGCAGACCCAGCTCAAGACCAAGCTGGCGTCCAACCAGACCATCATTTCCACGCTGCAGTCCTTCAACACCAAACTCACGGCGCTGAAGGACCTCTCGGCGGCCGGGACTGTTGCCGGTGCCCTGAACCTGTTCACCGCAACCAGCAGCTCACCTGCCATCACCGCCAAGACCACGACGGCGGCCGCCGCCGGATCGATCGACCTGACCGTGACGCAGCTGGCACAAACGCAGGTCAACGTCACGGCGGCCATGACCTCCTGGCCGTCCAACGCCGGCGTGCCTGAACGGCTGACAATTGTCGATTCCACGGGTAAGAAGACCGAGGTCGCCCCGGCAGGGACTTCCTTGGATGACGTGGTTTCTGCGATCAACGCAGCCTCGGCTGGCGCGCACGCCGTGAAGGTTCCCGCCGGCAACGGCAGTTACCGTCTGCAACTGACTGCCACCACTGCGGGCGCAGCAGGTGCCTTTACCGCCTACCAGGGAACCTCCGCGCAAGTGGGGGACGGCACGGCCGTGGACCTGATGGCGGACCCGAGTGCCGCCGTCGTGAAGTCCGCCCAGGATGCCAAAGCCACACTGTATGCCGGCACGCCGGCCGCACAGGTCCTGACGTCCGGTACGAATACATTCGCGGACGTTCTTCCTGGCGTTTCGGTCACGGCCACGGCTGTGACCACCGGGCCCGTGACGGTGACGGTGGCCAGCGACGTTCCCGGGATCACCACGAAGGCCGAGGACCTGGTCAAGTCGGTGAACGATGTCCTGGGGTTCATCGCCATCTACTCGGCCGTTTCCAAGACCACGGATGCCAAGGGCGCCACGGTGCCCAAGGCAGGAATCTTCACCGGCAACAGCACCGTCCGCGCCGTCAACGACCAAGTACTCACGGCACTGTCCCGGCCTATCGGCGGGAAGTCGCCTTCCGAGTATGGAATCAACATCACCAAGGCAGGCGACTTCACCTTCGACGCCGACAAGTTCGCGAAATCCCTCGCAGCAGACCCCGCCGCCACGCAAGCAGCCGTTCAGGGGCTGGCAGCCAGGCTCGCCGAGGCAGCCACCGCCGCAGCTGATCCGTACAAGGGCGCGGTGTCCGGCCTGATCAAAGGCCGCGAATCTGAAGTACGCGACCTTGGCAACAGAATCGCGGACTGGGATCAGCGCCTCATTACCCGCCGCGCAACCCTTCAATCCGTTTACACCAACATGGAGGTGCTGCTCGGCGGCCTCCAGTCCCAGTCGGCGTGGTTGTCCGGCCAAATTTCCAGTCTCTCCAAGCAGTCTTCAGGAGCATGA
- the fliS gene encoding flagellar export chaperone FliS, translating into MMSLRAQQLSRYNDDAVLSAPPARLLTMLYDRLLLDLKRAQVAQESSNWDTARENLLHAQAIVAELRSTLRTDAWDGAASLASIYDYSMEALIGANIYRDVERTKECIGLLEPLRQGWHEASAALSADAPASSVAASTASSGRALGVA; encoded by the coding sequence ATGATGTCCCTCCGCGCCCAGCAACTTTCCCGGTACAACGACGACGCCGTCCTCTCGGCACCTCCGGCGCGTCTGCTCACCATGCTTTACGATCGGCTCCTGCTCGACCTCAAACGCGCCCAGGTGGCGCAGGAAAGCAGCAACTGGGACACGGCCCGGGAGAACCTGCTGCATGCCCAGGCGATCGTGGCTGAGCTGCGCTCCACGCTGCGCACCGATGCCTGGGATGGCGCAGCTTCACTCGCGAGCATCTACGACTACTCCATGGAAGCCCTGATCGGCGCCAACATTTACCGGGACGTGGAACGGACCAAGGAGTGCATCGGCCTTCTGGAGCCGCTTCGCCAAGGCTGGCACGAGGCCTCGGCTGCGTTGTCGGCTGACGCTCCGGCTTCGTCGGTTGCTGCGTCGACGGCTTCGTCAGGCAGGGCCCTTGGAGTCGCTTGA
- a CDS encoding amidohydrolase — translation MTIDLEELYKDLHAHPELSFQEVRTAGIAAQHLQDLGFTVHRNVGQTGVVGVLENGPGPVVMLRADMDALPVKEATGLDYASTAAGVDHEGKDVPVMHACGHDVHVTCLVGAIETLAGQRQEWQGTLIAVFQPAEEWGGGAQTMVEDGLYHQVPKPDVVLGQHVAPFPAGWFGIRPGVTMASADSLNVTLHGRGGHGSRPETTVDPVLMAAAATVRLQGIVSRELAASDSAVVTVGQIHSGTKNNIIPETASLGLSVRSFSNTTRDKILGSIERIVQSEATASGAAKDPEFHYEEHFPLTVNDEAAAARVKAAFQATFGEGHIIDPGPVSGSEDVGALAKAADAPLVFWFLGGADPALFQEFATTGRLPEDIPSNHSPYFAPVIQPTLKRGTEALVTAAREFLGSAPS, via the coding sequence ATGACCATTGACCTCGAAGAGCTTTACAAAGACCTGCACGCGCATCCTGAACTCTCCTTCCAGGAGGTCCGGACCGCCGGGATCGCCGCCCAACACCTCCAGGATCTTGGCTTCACCGTGCACCGCAACGTGGGACAGACAGGCGTGGTGGGTGTCCTGGAGAACGGCCCCGGCCCTGTGGTCATGCTCCGTGCGGACATGGACGCTCTTCCCGTCAAGGAAGCCACCGGCCTGGATTACGCGAGCACGGCGGCCGGCGTCGATCATGAGGGCAAGGACGTTCCCGTCATGCACGCCTGCGGGCACGATGTGCACGTGACCTGCCTGGTGGGGGCCATTGAAACACTGGCCGGGCAGCGGCAGGAATGGCAAGGCACCCTGATTGCGGTGTTCCAGCCCGCCGAGGAATGGGGTGGGGGCGCCCAAACCATGGTGGAGGACGGCCTCTACCACCAGGTTCCGAAGCCCGATGTCGTCCTAGGCCAGCACGTGGCCCCGTTCCCCGCCGGATGGTTCGGCATCCGCCCGGGCGTCACCATGGCATCCGCGGATTCCCTCAACGTGACCCTGCACGGACGCGGCGGCCACGGCTCCCGCCCCGAAACCACCGTTGACCCGGTCCTTATGGCTGCCGCGGCCACGGTCCGGTTGCAGGGCATCGTTTCACGGGAACTCGCCGCCAGCGACTCAGCAGTGGTGACGGTGGGACAAATCCATTCCGGAACCAAGAACAACATCATCCCCGAGACAGCGAGCCTTGGACTCAGTGTGCGGTCCTTCAGCAACACCACCCGGGATAAGATCCTGGGTTCCATCGAACGGATTGTCCAGAGCGAAGCAACCGCTTCCGGTGCTGCCAAGGACCCGGAGTTCCATTACGAAGAGCACTTCCCCTTGACGGTCAACGATGAAGCCGCTGCCGCACGGGTCAAAGCCGCGTTCCAGGCAACCTTCGGCGAAGGGCACATCATCGATCCGGGGCCGGTGTCCGGCAGCGAAGACGTGGGAGCTTTGGCCAAGGCCGCCGACGCTCCCCTGGTGTTCTGGTTCCTGGGCGGAGCCGACCCTGCACTCTTCCAGGAGTTCGCCACTACGGGCCGCCTGCCGGAGGACATCCCCTCCAACCACTCCCCGTACTTTGCGCCGGTGATCCAGCCAACCCTGAAGCGCGGAACGGAAGCGCTGGTCACGGCGGCCCGCGAATTTCTCGGTTCCGCCCCCAGCTAG
- a CDS encoding cyclodeaminase/cyclohydrolase family protein, with the protein MNDSGSVTTQASTVEAWTEALAQSTGSPGGGAGTGVMLAIAASLTSMVAGYTEAEGEQESRLEELHGRAKALRETALRLADDDAAASKAFGAAFRLDPGPERDEAIHRASVDAAKASAVLGERAIEAIEDLGWLASHGNPALIADVVVAFGALRAAIAGARTNVSFDLGSLTSAGADLEEVREQHPRLWDTVTRLSTALDRIDELTASADTKAAPTQRQK; encoded by the coding sequence ATGAACGATTCCGGGTCAGTGACAACTCAGGCATCCACTGTGGAAGCGTGGACGGAGGCCCTCGCCCAGTCCACGGGCTCGCCCGGCGGTGGCGCGGGAACCGGGGTGATGCTGGCCATCGCTGCGTCGCTTACCTCGATGGTGGCCGGATACACGGAAGCTGAGGGGGAGCAGGAGTCCAGGTTGGAGGAGTTGCACGGGCGGGCCAAGGCACTGCGCGAAACGGCACTGCGGCTGGCCGACGACGACGCTGCCGCATCCAAGGCGTTCGGCGCCGCCTTCCGCTTGGACCCGGGACCGGAACGCGACGAAGCAATACACCGGGCATCCGTTGACGCGGCCAAAGCATCGGCTGTCCTGGGCGAGCGGGCCATCGAAGCTATCGAGGACCTAGGATGGCTTGCTTCGCACGGAAATCCGGCGCTTATCGCCGATGTCGTGGTTGCATTCGGGGCGCTCAGGGCAGCGATTGCCGGTGCCAGGACCAACGTCAGCTTCGACCTCGGCTCGCTGACGTCAGCCGGGGCCGACCTGGAGGAAGTACGGGAGCAACACCCCAGGCTGTGGGACACGGTGACCCGGCTCAGCACAGCACTGGACCGCATCGACGAACTGACGGCCAGCGCGGACACGAAGGCCGCACCGACACAGCGCCAAAAATAA
- the flgB gene encoding flagellar basal body rod protein FlgB: MLESVTSAALASALDALSLRQRTIANNIANVNTPNYQAKRVSFEDQLAASVRSGDGNVNASITPSDEPTRTDGNNVNLDTETLSNIDTVLRYQFASRAVAGEFTSLRTALRTN; encoded by the coding sequence GTGCTTGAATCCGTGACATCCGCCGCCTTGGCCAGCGCCTTGGACGCGCTTTCCTTGCGCCAGCGGACCATCGCCAACAACATCGCGAACGTCAACACACCCAATTACCAGGCCAAAAGAGTGTCCTTCGAAGACCAACTGGCCGCCTCGGTGCGTTCAGGCGACGGCAACGTCAATGCCTCCATCACCCCGTCCGATGAGCCCACCCGGACCGACGGCAACAACGTCAACCTGGACACTGAAACCCTCTCCAACATTGACACCGTGCTGCGCTACCAATTTGCCTCAAGGGCAGTGGCCGGCGAATTCACGTCCCTCCGAACTGCGCTGAGGACCAACTAA
- a CDS encoding flagellar basal body rod protein FlgC: MTFDAIGIAGSALTVHRKWLDAVSDNLANMNNASRTDGQAFRARYVEAAGGTNGDGVYVKSTPLGNGEGRIVYQPDHPLADANGNVRYPDIDMAEQMGTLIIAQRGYQANAQVVDRARETYLAALEIGKS; encoded by the coding sequence ATGACGTTTGACGCAATCGGAATTGCCGGTTCCGCACTGACGGTCCACCGCAAATGGTTGGATGCAGTCTCGGACAACCTCGCCAACATGAACAACGCGTCCCGAACCGACGGGCAAGCTTTCCGTGCACGCTACGTCGAGGCCGCGGGGGGCACCAACGGTGACGGCGTGTACGTCAAAAGCACACCGCTGGGAAATGGCGAAGGCCGGATTGTCTACCAACCGGACCACCCCTTGGCCGATGCCAACGGTAACGTCCGGTACCCGGACATCGACATGGCGGAGCAAATGGGCACGTTGATCATCGCCCAACGCGGCTACCAGGCCAACGCCCAAGTGGTTGACCGTGCGCGCGAAACATACCTTGCGGCCCTTGAGATAGGAAAATCCTGA
- a CDS encoding flagellar hook-basal body complex protein FliE — protein MAIGPIAAIQGVSGTGYASPAAPATPGGDFGAALTGAVDNLQSLQSASKELAVSAVTGNLDDIHKATLASTRAQVTFELVAAVRNKGIDAFNEIMRMQA, from the coding sequence ATGGCCATCGGCCCCATAGCAGCGATCCAAGGCGTGAGCGGAACCGGCTACGCAAGCCCGGCGGCGCCAGCCACCCCCGGCGGCGACTTCGGAGCCGCGCTGACCGGCGCCGTCGACAATTTGCAGTCCCTGCAATCTGCGTCGAAAGAACTGGCCGTGTCCGCGGTGACCGGCAACCTGGACGACATCCACAAAGCAACCCTTGCATCCACCCGCGCTCAGGTGACCTTTGAACTGGTGGCCGCCGTCCGGAACAAAGGTATTGACGCGTTCAACGAGATCATGAGGATGCAGGCCTGA
- the fliF gene encoding flagellar basal-body MS-ring/collar protein FliF, whose amino-acid sequence MPPAISRFFRKLGSGVQAFSPAQRTLAILGVAVLVLGGVALTAWLGKPAYSPLFSGLKDTDANSIVEQLRKDNIPYELSNGGSTILVPEDKVYDERLKAAAAGLPSAAATGYSLLDKLGVTSSEFQQSVTYKRALEGELSTTVQAMDGVKSAAVRLAIPEKSVFVDTTPEATASVFVETQPGTTLSADKVQAIVHLTSAAIENLKPTNVSVVDSQGNVLSTVGGGATGSSSKQATDYQQRTSDAVKAVLDKVVGPGNATVAVAVDVTAESAQQRSETFTPAANTPALSESTKTEKYTGTGGGAAGVLGPDNIAVPGGTNANGSYDSSDTTKNNAVNKVTEDRTIPQGAVKRQTISVAINQAAGGGVNVDSVRALVTSAAGIDAGRGDVVTVEVLPFSTAAADKAAEALGAAQADAAAAKDAALMNTLILAGSIMLAAIALIVVVLITLKRRQRREPVDLGERMDYDALPEALSTAALTGPPTTAIELTSIQPQAPVQPTPALPLPGSEALDGELKRAQIEAMVADNPARTAEYLRGLMDERQSV is encoded by the coding sequence ATGCCACCGGCGATTTCCCGGTTTTTCCGCAAGCTCGGCAGCGGTGTCCAGGCGTTCAGCCCAGCCCAGCGCACCCTCGCCATCCTGGGCGTGGCCGTGCTGGTGCTTGGCGGCGTCGCGCTGACGGCATGGCTGGGAAAGCCCGCCTACTCACCACTGTTCTCCGGTTTGAAAGACACTGACGCGAACAGCATCGTGGAGCAGCTCCGGAAAGACAACATCCCCTACGAGCTCAGCAACGGCGGTTCCACCATCCTGGTCCCGGAGGACAAGGTGTACGACGAACGGCTTAAGGCTGCCGCGGCGGGGCTCCCGTCCGCTGCTGCCACCGGATATTCGCTGCTGGATAAATTGGGCGTCACATCCTCCGAATTCCAACAGTCCGTCACCTACAAAAGGGCGCTGGAGGGCGAGCTGAGCACCACGGTGCAGGCGATGGACGGCGTGAAGAGCGCAGCTGTCCGGCTCGCCATTCCCGAAAAGTCCGTGTTCGTGGACACCACCCCTGAGGCCACGGCGTCGGTGTTCGTTGAAACCCAGCCCGGCACCACCCTGTCCGCTGACAAGGTGCAGGCCATTGTGCACCTGACCTCGGCGGCCATCGAAAACCTCAAACCAACCAACGTTTCGGTGGTGGATTCCCAAGGCAACGTCCTCTCCACCGTGGGCGGCGGGGCCACAGGTTCGTCCTCCAAACAGGCTACCGACTACCAGCAACGCACCTCGGATGCCGTCAAGGCAGTCCTGGACAAGGTGGTGGGCCCCGGCAACGCAACCGTCGCCGTCGCCGTCGATGTCACCGCCGAGTCCGCCCAGCAGCGAAGCGAAACGTTCACGCCCGCCGCCAACACTCCGGCACTCAGCGAGTCCACCAAGACCGAAAAATACACCGGTACAGGTGGCGGCGCCGCGGGCGTCCTCGGCCCGGACAACATCGCCGTGCCTGGTGGCACCAACGCCAACGGATCTTACGATTCCAGCGATACCACCAAGAACAACGCCGTCAACAAAGTCACCGAAGACCGGACCATCCCGCAGGGGGCCGTGAAACGCCAGACCATCTCCGTGGCGATCAACCAGGCCGCCGGTGGAGGGGTGAACGTGGACTCAGTGCGTGCCCTGGTCACCTCAGCCGCAGGGATCGACGCCGGACGGGGTGACGTGGTCACTGTTGAGGTGCTGCCATTCAGCACCGCTGCCGCCGACAAGGCCGCCGAAGCACTCGGTGCCGCGCAAGCCGACGCCGCGGCTGCCAAAGACGCAGCCCTGATGAACACCCTCATCCTGGCAGGCAGCATCATGCTGGCAGCCATCGCCTTGATCGTGGTTGTGCTCATCACCCTCAAACGCCGCCAACGCCGCGAGCCCGTGGACCTGGGCGAGCGGATGGACTACGACGCCCTCCCGGAAGCCCTTTCGACGGCGGCCCTCACCGGCCCGCCGACCACCGCGATCGAGCTGACCTCCATCCAGCCACAGGCCCCGGTCCAACCCACCCCGGCCCTGCCGCTGCCAGGCTCCGAGGCTCTCGACGGCGAACTGAAGCGCGCCCAAATCGAAGCCATGGTGGCCGACAACCCGGCACGCACCGCCGAGTACCTGCGTGGACTCATGGATGAAAGGCAATCCGTATGA
- the fliG gene encoding flagellar motor switch protein FliG codes for MSQVVPEASALNGVQKVAVVLMQMSPASAAAVMAQFSESEAEDIAAEIVRLRRVSSVVADHVINEFHGLAVSGRRTARGGQEFAVGLLEASFGADKAAGFMDRLASTMAGKSFEFLEMMDPGQILALIDGELPQTIALILAHLRPGKASAVMAGLGDTQRIDVARSIATMGSASPEAVGIVAETLKARAGAVMSQRKSNEIVGGIQPLVDIINRSDITTERSVLDGLGTLDPELAIEVRARMLTFVDIVKLEPRDIQRILRGVSADILAVAMKGAPAVVLDTVRANMSGRNLEILESEMAASGPVRASQVEEARAEIVRSIRELEAEGAIVVRRGDEDDFVY; via the coding sequence ATGAGCCAGGTGGTCCCCGAAGCCTCGGCCCTGAACGGGGTGCAAAAAGTAGCGGTGGTGCTCATGCAGATGAGCCCGGCCAGCGCAGCCGCCGTCATGGCCCAATTCTCCGAATCCGAAGCCGAAGACATCGCGGCCGAAATCGTCCGGCTCCGCCGTGTGTCTTCCGTGGTCGCGGACCATGTGATCAACGAATTCCACGGCCTGGCCGTCAGTGGACGCCGCACTGCCCGCGGCGGCCAGGAATTCGCCGTCGGGCTCCTTGAAGCATCCTTCGGCGCGGACAAAGCCGCTGGCTTCATGGACCGGCTCGCGTCCACCATGGCCGGGAAGTCGTTTGAGTTCCTGGAAATGATGGACCCCGGGCAAATCCTGGCCCTGATCGATGGCGAACTCCCACAAACCATTGCACTGATCCTCGCCCACCTGCGGCCGGGGAAGGCCTCCGCCGTCATGGCAGGTCTCGGCGACACCCAGCGCATCGATGTTGCCCGCAGCATCGCCACCATGGGTTCAGCTTCGCCGGAAGCCGTAGGGATCGTGGCCGAGACCCTCAAGGCCAGGGCTGGCGCGGTCATGTCGCAGCGGAAGTCCAACGAGATCGTCGGCGGCATCCAACCGCTGGTGGACATCATCAACCGGTCCGACATCACCACCGAACGCTCCGTCCTTGACGGCCTGGGCACGCTGGATCCCGAGCTCGCCATAGAGGTCCGGGCACGCATGCTCACCTTCGTGGACATCGTGAAGCTGGAACCGCGCGACATCCAGCGGATCCTCCGCGGAGTCAGCGCCGACATCCTGGCCGTGGCCATGAAGGGCGCCCCCGCCGTGGTGCTGGATACGGTCCGCGCCAACATGTCCGGCCGCAACCTGGAAATCCTCGAGTCCGAGATGGCTGCCTCCGGTCCCGTTCGCGCCTCGCAGGTGGAAGAAGCCCGCGCGGAGATCGTCCGGTCCATCCGCGAACTCGAAGCCGAAGGCGCGATCGTGGTCCGGCGCGGGGACGAGGACGACTTTGTCTACTGA
- a CDS encoding FliH/SctL family protein, whose translation MSTEPFTRVTFPSVNPTDRSNDIDRGFVQGHAAGYAAGIQAAAAEHLQLQQRLRDEHEEMLDAGRTSLARSVEVLQAAAQAAQQRQEVTLDEMQDVLAASAVELAEAILGYELAHGADTARAALNRALGAGGSTGVEPVTAVRLHPRDIAVLQASGVADIAGVELKADATLSPGDAIGEYPNGWIDAQISTALDRARRALLEVQQ comes from the coding sequence TTGTCTACTGAGCCTTTCACCCGCGTCACGTTCCCCTCCGTAAACCCCACCGACCGTTCCAACGACATCGACCGGGGCTTCGTCCAAGGCCACGCGGCAGGCTACGCAGCCGGCATACAGGCAGCCGCAGCCGAACACCTCCAGCTCCAGCAGCGCTTGCGGGATGAACACGAAGAAATGCTCGACGCCGGCCGCACTTCCCTGGCCCGTTCGGTAGAGGTCCTGCAGGCTGCAGCACAGGCGGCCCAGCAGCGCCAGGAAGTCACCTTGGACGAGATGCAGGACGTGCTGGCGGCCAGCGCGGTGGAACTGGCCGAGGCAATCCTCGGATACGAGCTCGCCCACGGCGCGGACACGGCCCGGGCGGCACTGAACCGCGCGCTGGGAGCCGGCGGCAGCACCGGCGTCGAACCTGTCACTGCAGTGCGCCTCCACCCACGCGACATCGCAGTGCTTCAGGCCTCGGGTGTCGCGGATATCGCCGGTGTGGAGCTGAAAGCCGACGCCACGCTCAGCCCCGGCGACGCCATCGGGGAGTATCCAAACGGATGGATTGACGCCCAAATCAGCACCGCGCTGGACCGGGCAAGGCGGGCCCTGCTCGAGGTCCAACAGTGA
- a CDS encoding FliI/YscN family ATPase — protein sequence MTAYRPHADRFRAALAASAPQRVGTVTSVLGLGLEIAGLHCAVGELVTVGSGTEALDAEVVASVGGTVRCMPLGRLTGVAAGAPARAAGSPMLVPTGAGLFGRVLDALGRPIDGKGPLPPSRLVPLDQEAPNAMSRARIDTPLQTGVRVLDTMTTLGRGQRMGLFAGSGVGKSSLLSMVARGTDGEVSVIALVGERGREVREFLEDDLGPEGLARSVVVVATSDEPALMRLRAAVTATRIAESFREAGKDVVLMMDSLTRVAMAQREIGLSAGEPPATRGYPPSTFSVLARLLERAGTAETGSVTGIYTVLVDGDDHNEPIADAARSILDGHVVLDRKLAVTGHFPSVDVLGSVSRVASKVNPAAHTAVAVTLRRVLAARRGAQDLIDVGAYRHGSNPLVDAALDHEAAINQFLRQPMGESTPNSRSWDALAQLTANLGHPEGAA from the coding sequence GTGACGGCCTACCGCCCCCACGCCGACCGCTTCCGTGCAGCGCTGGCCGCCTCCGCCCCGCAACGCGTCGGCACCGTGACATCCGTGCTCGGACTGGGACTGGAGATCGCCGGGCTGCATTGTGCGGTGGGCGAGCTTGTGACGGTCGGCTCCGGAACGGAAGCGCTCGACGCCGAAGTGGTCGCCTCAGTGGGTGGCACAGTGCGGTGCATGCCCCTGGGCCGGTTGACCGGTGTCGCGGCCGGGGCACCCGCACGGGCCGCGGGGTCTCCCATGCTTGTACCCACCGGTGCCGGGCTGTTCGGACGGGTGCTCGACGCGCTGGGCCGACCCATCGACGGCAAGGGCCCGCTTCCGCCCTCCCGCTTGGTGCCGTTGGATCAGGAAGCACCGAACGCCATGAGCCGCGCCCGCATCGACACGCCCCTGCAAACCGGAGTCCGCGTCCTCGACACGATGACCACCCTGGGCCGCGGCCAGCGCATGGGGCTCTTCGCCGGTTCCGGCGTGGGCAAGTCCTCACTGTTGTCCATGGTGGCCCGTGGCACCGACGGCGAAGTTTCCGTGATCGCCCTGGTCGGGGAGCGCGGCCGTGAAGTCCGCGAATTCCTCGAAGACGACCTCGGCCCCGAAGGGTTGGCCCGCTCCGTAGTGGTGGTTGCCACCTCTGACGAACCCGCCCTCATGCGGCTCCGGGCCGCCGTCACCGCCACGCGCATCGCCGAGTCCTTCCGCGAAGCCGGCAAGGATGTGGTGCTCATGATGGACTCCCTCACCCGTGTGGCCATGGCCCAACGCGAGATTGGCCTCTCCGCAGGTGAGCCGCCAGCGACCCGCGGCTACCCGCCGTCGACCTTTTCCGTCCTGGCCCGGCTCCTGGAACGCGCCGGCACCGCAGAAACGGGCTCCGTCACCGGCATCTACACCGTTCTGGTGGACGGCGATGACCACAACGAACCCATCGCCGATGCCGCCCGCTCCATCCTGGACGGACACGTGGTCCTGGACCGGAAACTCGCCGTCACCGGACACTTTCCCTCCGTGGACGTACTGGGATCAGTCTCGCGGGTGGCCTCCAAAGTGAACCCTGCCGCGCACACCGCGGTCGCCGTCACCCTCCGGCGCGTCCTGGCGGCGAGGCGCGGCGCCCAGGACCTGATCGACGTCGGCGCGTACCGGCACGGCAGCAACCCGCTGGTGGACGCAGCCCTTGACCATGAGGCCGCGATCAACCAGTTCCTGCGTCAGCCGATGGGTGAATCGACGCCCAACAGCCGGTCGTGGGACGCGTTGGCCCAGCTCACAGCAAACCTTGGACACCCTGAAGGAGCGGCGTGA
- a CDS encoding flagellar FliJ family protein, translating to MNRQFSLAGLLRLRQAEQTSAESGLAAANSRSASLRVRRAEAREVLADSGGHAGDSASLLAIAAARASSQSMLAELDALVASAEADADAARAEYTEAKRRAVGLEKLEVRHDAAFVASLLNAEQGVLDEIASTSWHRKATP from the coding sequence GTGAACCGACAATTTTCCCTTGCCGGGCTGTTGAGGCTGCGGCAGGCTGAACAAACGTCCGCGGAAAGCGGGCTGGCCGCAGCCAACTCACGATCAGCGTCACTGCGCGTCCGGCGCGCGGAAGCCCGCGAGGTGCTTGCCGATTCGGGCGGACACGCGGGGGATTCGGCGTCGTTGCTGGCCATCGCAGCGGCCCGGGCGTCCTCGCAGAGCATGCTCGCCGAACTTGATGCCCTGGTAGCCAGCGCCGAGGCGGACGCCGACGCCGCCCGCGCCGAATACACCGAAGCCAAGCGCAGGGCGGTGGGGCTGGAGAAGCTCGAAGTCCGTCACGACGCCGCCTTCGTAGCCTCACTGTTGAACGCGGAACAGGGCGTCCTGGACGAGATCGCATCCACCTCCTGGCACAGGAAGGCCACCCCGTGA
- a CDS encoding C40 family peptidase, producing MTDAIGRIQNIEASLQQLTSPAARSSVPSSTSSASSASSASSASSASDAASFASALSSAMGTSSSLASGQGSLLPAVGSGTAASAAVGSTTAASGAAAAGTRGGTASGDAVVAAAKKYIGVPYVWGGTNPAVGMDCSGFVQRVFKDLGVELPRVVSDQMQKGTPVASLAEAKPGDLLVSYGGEHISIYLGNGKAIDAPVPGQTIQIRDAWEKYSNLTSIRRIVPAGVS from the coding sequence ATGACCGACGCCATCGGCCGGATCCAGAACATCGAAGCGTCCCTGCAGCAGCTGACTTCACCGGCCGCCCGTTCTTCCGTGCCGTCCTCAACGTCCTCAGCGTCCTCAGCGTCCTCAGCGTCCTCAGCCTCCTCAGCGTCCGACGCCGCGTCCTTCGCCTCCGCGCTGAGCAGCGCAATGGGCACGTCCTCCTCCCTTGCGTCGGGCCAGGGTTCCCTGTTGCCGGCTGTCGGCAGTGGAACGGCTGCGAGCGCGGCTGTTGGAAGCACGACGGCGGCCAGCGGGGCGGCGGCAGCCGGCACCCGCGGCGGTACGGCGTCCGGTGACGCCGTGGTGGCAGCAGCCAAGAAGTACATCGGTGTGCCCTACGTCTGGGGAGGAACCAATCCGGCAGTGGGCATGGACTGTTCCGGCTTCGTGCAAAGGGTTTTTAAGGACCTGGGAGTGGAGTTGCCCCGCGTGGTCAGCGACCAGATGCAGAAAGGAACCCCCGTGGCCTCACTGGCCGAAGCGAAGCCTGGGGACCTCCTTGTCAGCTACGGCGGCGAGCACATCTCCATCTACCTGGGCAACGGGAAAGCCATCGACGCACCCGTGCCCGGGCAGACCATCCAGATCCGGGACGCCTGGGAAAAGTACTCCAACCTGACCTCGATCCGCCGGATTGTCCCGGCCGGGGTGTCCTGA